In Apilactobacillus bombintestini, one genomic interval encodes:
- a CDS encoding aldo/keto reductase produces MPNSIKDTIKLADGNEMPMEGFGTYKLTDQATMDEAIKTAFDSGYRLFDTAQFYNNEKLLGNSIKKLELNRNEIFLTTKIPEPKQGYQSTLDAIDESLANLQTDYIDLLLVHWPIHSQFFDTWRAFEDAKKAGKVKSIGVSNYHQTHLDLLKTQANEMPVVNQIEVHPYLTQKSMIDANNNENILTQAWSPMGRGATLNDATIQEIAKAHGKSVAQIILRWHLQNGVAIIPKSSTPARIRENADIYDFQLSDNEMKSIDDLNKDERTGDDPEVVYEIEHQYPRH; encoded by the coding sequence ATGCCTAATTCAATTAAAGACACTATTAAATTAGCAGACGGTAACGAAATGCCTATGGAAGGCTTTGGTACCTACAAATTAACCGATCAAGCTACTATGGACGAAGCAATTAAGACTGCTTTCGACTCTGGCTACCGTTTATTTGATACTGCTCAATTCTATAATAATGAAAAATTACTAGGAAATTCAATTAAAAAGTTAGAACTTAACAGAAATGAAATATTTCTAACTACTAAAATTCCCGAACCTAAACAAGGTTACCAATCCACTTTAGATGCGATTGATGAATCTTTAGCTAACCTACAAACCGATTACATCGACTTGTTATTAGTTCACTGGCCAATTCATTCACAATTCTTCGACACTTGGCGTGCATTCGAAGATGCTAAAAAGGCCGGCAAGGTTAAGTCTATTGGGGTAAGTAACTATCACCAAACTCACTTAGACCTATTAAAGACACAAGCTAACGAAATGCCAGTAGTTAACCAAATTGAAGTACATCCATACTTGACTCAAAAGTCTATGATTGATGCTAACAACAACGAAAACATTCTTACTCAAGCTTGGAGTCCTATGGGCCGTGGTGCTACTCTAAACGATGCTACTATTCAAGAAATCGCTAAGGCACATGGTAAATCCGTTGCCCAAATCATTTTAAGATGGCATCTACAAAACGGTGTAGCTATCATCCCTAAGTCCAGCACTCCTGCACGTATTCGTGAAAATGCGGACATCTATGATTTCCAACTATCCGATAATGAGATGAAATCTATCGATGATTTAAATAAGGATGAACGCACTGGTGACGATCCAGAAGTAGTATACGAAATTGAACACCAATACCCTCGTCACTAA
- the yjeM gene encoding glutamate/gamma-aminobutyrate family transporter YjeM, whose translation MDKVQVSKKISATGLVLIIFSTIFGIANSQTAFYQMGYSSIIWYILGAVLFFIPTSLMFAEYGSTYKDAHGGIYSWLENCIGERWAFIGSFTWLAGWVITLVSMVTTMWIPLAVTIWGHDTTPSWHIGSLGSTATIGVLGILVIIFVTWLANRGMKSVAGLSYFSGIVGILDIGIFILLSLFVLAANHGHFAEPVTAHALLNSPNPAFQSPIAVFSFLVYAIFAYAGMETLGSITDNTKNPKKTFPRAVVIATAIMTIGYLVGILLCGISTNWTKSLSGSGVNLGNVRFALLTNLGYVFGHSCLHLSVAQSLVMGQWVTRITSLTGFISYLGEFIFLTYAPIKSFIEGSPNKLWPRGLIKLNHFAVPSRALWAQCLVIILIIAGISFGGSSAQAFYTIITDMNNMTTAVPYLFLVIAFPIFKKHVHQDLGSFSFFKPGWTTNIVSTITILAISFALIFTTVQPLLDHDVTTAFWTLFGPVFFIAVAAGFYHHFNK comes from the coding sequence ATGGATAAGGTTCAAGTTAGTAAGAAGATTTCTGCAACGGGATTGGTGTTAATCATCTTTTCCACGATTTTTGGGATTGCCAATTCGCAAACGGCATTTTACCAAATGGGATACTCTAGTATCATTTGGTACATTTTAGGGGCAGTGTTATTCTTTATCCCCACCAGTTTAATGTTTGCCGAATATGGATCTACATATAAGGATGCTCACGGTGGAATTTATTCCTGGCTAGAAAATTGTATTGGTGAACGTTGGGCATTCATCGGAAGTTTCACTTGGTTAGCCGGCTGGGTTATCACTCTAGTTTCAATGGTTACTACCATGTGGATTCCATTAGCCGTAACTATTTGGGGGCACGACACCACCCCTAGTTGGCACATTGGTTCATTAGGTTCCACCGCTACTATTGGGGTATTAGGAATTTTAGTCATCATCTTCGTTACCTGGTTAGCCAACCGCGGTATGAAGTCAGTGGCCGGACTTTCCTACTTCAGTGGAATTGTCGGTATCTTAGATATTGGTATTTTCATTTTACTTTCATTATTCGTATTAGCTGCTAATCATGGTCACTTTGCTGAACCCGTTACTGCACATGCATTATTAAATTCACCTAACCCAGCATTTCAATCACCTATTGCGGTATTCTCATTCTTAGTATACGCAATCTTCGCATATGCTGGTATGGAAACTCTAGGTAGTATTACTGACAACACTAAGAACCCTAAGAAGACTTTTCCTCGTGCCGTAGTTATCGCTACTGCCATTATGACTATCGGTTACTTAGTCGGAATTTTACTTTGTGGTATTAGCACTAACTGGACTAAGAGCTTAAGTGGTTCCGGAGTTAACTTAGGTAACGTACGTTTCGCCCTACTTACTAATCTAGGTTATGTATTTGGTCACTCCTGCTTACATCTAAGCGTGGCTCAGTCACTAGTTATGGGCCAATGGGTAACTAGAATTACCAGTCTTACTGGATTTATCAGTTATCTAGGGGAATTCATTTTCTTAACCTACGCACCTATCAAGTCATTTATTGAAGGTTCACCTAATAAGTTATGGCCACGTGGTTTAATTAAGCTAAACCATTTTGCAGTGCCATCTCGTGCACTTTGGGCACAATGCTTAGTAATCATTTTAATTATCGCCGGTATTTCCTTCGGTGGATCTAGTGCACAAGCTTTCTACACTATCATTACTGATATGAACAACATGACTACTGCGGTACCATACTTATTCTTAGTAATTGCCTTTCCAATCTTTAAGAAGCATGTCCACCAAGATTTAGGTAGCTTTAGCTTCTTTAAGCCCGGTTGGACTACTAACATAGTATCTACCATTACCATCTTGGCAATTAGTTTTGCTCTTATCTTCACTACGGTACAACCACTACTCGATCACGATGTAACTACTGCCTTTTGGACATTATTTGGTCCGGTATTCTTCATCGCTGTCGCTGCTGGTTTCTACCATCACTTTAACAAGTAA
- the glyA gene encoding serine hydroxymethyltransferase, with amino-acid sequence MYDFSKEDPAIWDAIADEQHRQDNVIELIASENIASKAVRAAQGSVLTNKYAVGYPEKRVYTGNEAIDKIDKIAKQRAEELFHAPYANVHPHSGSQANQAVYAAFLEPGDKILAMSEHAGGHFTHGQKNNFSGQLYESHFYGVDPETELLDYDKIREIALEVKPKLLIAGASAYSHIIDWHKFREIADEVGAIFMVDMAHIAGLVAADLHPNPMEVADVVTSTTHKTLRGPRGGLILAKEKYAELLDTAVFPISQSGALEHVIAAKAIALGEALTPEFHQYAVQIVKNAQAMANVFKRDEKIRLVSGGTENHEMTLDLNATGLTGHQAAELLYSVGIATNKELLPLEKGDTMEGIRVGTPTITSRQFDESDAEITAEIISDVLNHPNDDQLLHDAAAQVKALIESHPITR; translated from the coding sequence ATGTACGATTTTTCTAAAGAAGATCCCGCGATTTGGGACGCTATCGCCGACGAACAACATCGTCAAGATAACGTCATCGAATTAATTGCATCCGAAAACATTGCATCCAAGGCAGTTCGTGCCGCCCAAGGTTCCGTTTTAACTAACAAATACGCCGTGGGTTATCCAGAAAAACGAGTTTACACCGGAAACGAAGCTATCGATAAAATCGATAAGATAGCTAAACAACGTGCCGAAGAATTATTCCATGCACCCTATGCTAACGTGCACCCTCACTCCGGTAGCCAAGCTAACCAAGCAGTTTATGCTGCTTTCTTAGAACCAGGAGATAAAATCTTGGCTATGAGTGAACATGCTGGTGGTCATTTTACCCACGGACAAAAGAATAACTTCTCAGGTCAATTATATGAATCTCATTTTTACGGAGTCGATCCCGAAACTGAATTACTAGATTATGATAAAATTCGCGAAATTGCGCTAGAAGTAAAGCCTAAGTTACTAATTGCCGGAGCTTCTGCTTACAGTCATATTATCGACTGGCATAAGTTCAGAGAAATTGCGGATGAAGTCGGTGCCATTTTTATGGTAGATATGGCACATATTGCCGGTTTAGTGGCGGCTGATTTACACCCTAACCCAATGGAAGTTGCCGACGTAGTTACTTCCACTACTCACAAAACATTACGTGGACCCCGTGGTGGCTTGATTTTAGCCAAGGAAAAATATGCAGAATTATTAGATACTGCCGTTTTCCCTATTTCACAAAGTGGGGCTTTAGAACATGTTATTGCCGCTAAAGCTATCGCCTTAGGTGAAGCATTAACTCCAGAATTTCATCAATATGCCGTACAAATCGTTAAAAATGCGCAAGCTATGGCAAACGTCTTTAAACGTGATGAAAAAATTCGTTTAGTTTCCGGTGGCACCGAAAATCATGAAATGACTTTAGACCTAAATGCTACTGGATTAACTGGACATCAAGCAGCTGAATTACTATACTCAGTAGGTATTGCTACTAATAAAGAATTATTACCATTAGAAAAAGGCGATACTATGGAAGGAATCCGTGTGGGAACTCCTACTATTACTAGTCGTCAATTCGACGAAAGTGATGCCGAAATCACCGCTGAAATTATCAGTGATGTCTTAAATCACCCTAACGACGATCAATTATTGCATGACGCTGCTGCGCAAGTGAAAGCTTTAATTGAAAGTCATCCTATCACTCGTTAA
- a CDS encoding biotin transporter BioY: MKTKDITQIALMTALIIALAFIPAIPIALIPVPIVLQNFGIMLAGLLLGAKKGTISVAILLVLVAVGLPVLTGFRGGLIIFVGPTGGYLLAWLFTPILLSLINRGLSRWLNPAGFINLLISTLLVSVVITYAVAIFWLQIQSHISFTQAFWANGLFIPGDILKAVIAAWLSQRLLEMIHN; encoded by the coding sequence ATGAAAACTAAAGATATTACACAAATTGCTTTAATGACGGCGCTAATTATTGCGCTAGCTTTTATTCCAGCTATTCCCATTGCATTAATTCCCGTGCCTATTGTTTTACAAAACTTCGGGATCATGTTGGCCGGTTTATTATTAGGAGCTAAAAAGGGAACCATTTCCGTAGCTATTTTATTAGTCTTAGTGGCCGTTGGTTTACCGGTATTAACTGGTTTCCGTGGTGGACTAATTATTTTTGTCGGACCTACGGGTGGTTATTTATTAGCTTGGTTATTTACACCTATTTTATTAAGTCTAATTAATCGTGGTTTGAGTCGTTGGTTAAATCCCGCTGGCTTTATTAATTTATTAATTAGTACTTTATTAGTCAGTGTAGTGATTACTTACGCGGTAGCTATTTTCTGGCTACAAATCCAAAGCCACATTTCCTTTACCCAAGCTTTCTGGGCCAACGGATTATTTATTCCTGGCGATATCTTAAAGGCTGTAATTGCGGCTTGGTTGAGCCAACGTTTATTAGAGATGATCCATAACTAG
- a CDS encoding CHY zinc finger protein yields the protein MIYGINTDKCGRCVHYHTKNDIAALECRRCQQFFACYQCHDQLRDHKFVPMPVKNTRPIQCGNCGYRLTVDQYQTYQCPQCGHEFNYKCSKHKNIYFEN from the coding sequence ATGATTTATGGAATTAACACGGATAAATGCGGGCGTTGCGTGCACTATCATACTAAAAATGACATCGCCGCACTGGAGTGCAGACGATGCCAGCAGTTTTTTGCTTGTTATCAGTGTCATGATCAATTACGTGACCATAAATTTGTACCTATGCCGGTTAAAAACACTAGACCCATTCAATGTGGCAATTGCGGTTATCGTTTAACTGTTGATCAGTATCAAACCTATCAATGTCCGCAATGTGGTCATGAATTTAATTATAAATGTAGCAAGCATAAAAATATTTATTTTGAAAATTAA
- a CDS encoding carboxymuconolactone decarboxylase family protein yields the protein MAKQTAGHDNLGEFAPKFAELNDDVLFGEVWSRTDELPAKTRSMITISALISAGNFAQLPAHMKMGKANGITKDEISEMITHLSFYVGWPKAWSAFGIAKEVYNAK from the coding sequence ATGGCTAAACAAACAGCTGGACATGATAATTTAGGTGAATTTGCACCCAAGTTTGCTGAATTAAACGATGATGTATTATTTGGGGAAGTATGGAGTAGAACCGATGAACTTCCTGCTAAAACCCGCAGCATGATTACCATTAGTGCTTTAATTTCTGCAGGTAACTTTGCACAATTACCTGCGCATATGAAAATGGGTAAAGCTAATGGCATCACTAAAGATGAAATTTCTGAAATGATCACTCATTTATCTTTTTATGTAGGTTGGCCTAAGGCTTGGTCAGCATTCGGTATTGCTAAAGAAGTTTACAACGCTAAATAA
- a CDS encoding cupin domain-containing protein: MNKDAQNGGIFGRGAKNDAFAQYFTGQSYLKGLVSPHDEVNVGVGNVTFEPGCRNNWHIHHDGYQILLCTGGQGLYQEAGKTARVLNPGDVVVTRDGVKHWHGATDDSWFAHVAITTGTPEWLEPVNDEQYQQANQAKED, from the coding sequence ATGAATAAAGATGCCCAAAACGGCGGTATTTTTGGCCGCGGCGCTAAAAATGATGCGTTTGCACAATATTTTACCGGACAAAGTTATCTAAAAGGACTAGTTAGTCCTCATGACGAAGTAAACGTGGGAGTAGGTAACGTAACTTTTGAACCTGGTTGTCGAAACAACTGGCACATTCATCATGATGGTTACCAAATTTTATTATGTACTGGTGGTCAAGGTTTATACCAAGAAGCAGGTAAAACGGCACGAGTATTAAATCCGGGCGATGTCGTAGTTACTCGCGATGGTGTAAAACACTGGCATGGTGCTACTGATGATAGTTGGTTTGCACACGTGGCTATTACTACTGGAACTCCTGAATGGTTAGAACCAGTTAACGATGAACAATACCAACAAGCTAATCAAGCAAAGGAGGACTAA
- a CDS encoding MerR family transcriptional regulator: MKKYSIGEFAEKVGLTTYTLRYYEKQQLILPKRDENGRRYYEEDDVKWMGFILHLKGTGMLMSEIQEYVNLRKQGDSTIEARKDLLANVKKRSLAEIAERKHHLDVLSRKIDWYNGKLNHEVDESFEEYLKRFQ; this comes from the coding sequence ATGAAAAAATATAGTATTGGCGAATTTGCTGAAAAAGTAGGTTTAACTACCTATACCTTAAGATATTATGAAAAACAACAATTGATCTTGCCCAAACGAGATGAAAACGGTCGTCGCTATTACGAAGAAGACGACGTTAAATGGATGGGCTTTATCCTTCATTTAAAGGGTACTGGCATGTTGATGTCGGAAATTCAAGAATACGTAAATCTTCGTAAACAAGGTGATAGCACCATCGAAGCTAGAAAAGACTTACTAGCTAACGTTAAAAAGCGTAGTTTAGCCGAAATAGCGGAACGTAAACATCATTTGGATGTCTTATCTAGAAAAATCGATTGGTATAACGGAAAGTTAAACCATGAAGTAGACGAAAGCTTCGAAGAATATTTAAAGAGATTTCAATAG
- a CDS encoding biotin--[acetyl-CoA-carboxylase] ligase → MKTDQLLQWFIDHKEEWISGNQLATQLNVSRTMIWKMIKRLKDDGHQIASKTNLGYKYLGNNELNAALIKDGLQKDYEVIVKKEITSTNSYAKQLNDEKRDNKRRLIIAEKQTQGYGRRGRHFYSPDKTGLYMSMVVPFHDGKHLNPGLLTTMTAVVVAKALQKMYPEVDFAVKWINDIYVNNKKVVGILTELVMDAELMQPSAIVVGIGINLTTKAVPEELRDKVGYISDKPIDKNKLVDLIVNNFEDEFPNYLSADFIDDYQKMSFLDGKQVQVDTLQQTVSGTVTGIDKQGHLLLNDGKKDIVVSNGEVVKVHF, encoded by the coding sequence ATGAAGACAGATCAATTATTGCAATGGTTTATCGACCATAAAGAAGAGTGGATTTCTGGTAATCAATTAGCCACTCAATTAAATGTTAGTCGTACGATGATTTGGAAAATGATTAAGCGTCTAAAAGATGATGGTCACCAAATCGCTAGCAAAACTAATTTAGGATATAAATATTTAGGCAATAATGAATTAAATGCCGCTTTAATTAAAGATGGTTTGCAAAAAGATTATGAAGTAATCGTTAAAAAAGAAATTACTTCCACTAATTCATACGCTAAACAACTAAATGATGAAAAACGAGATAATAAGCGTCGCTTAATAATTGCGGAAAAACAAACGCAAGGTTACGGGCGTCGTGGTCGTCATTTCTATTCACCCGATAAAACCGGTTTGTACATGAGTATGGTAGTGCCTTTTCATGATGGAAAACATTTAAATCCAGGTCTACTAACTACCATGACTGCCGTAGTCGTAGCTAAAGCATTGCAAAAGATGTATCCAGAAGTCGACTTTGCGGTGAAGTGGATTAATGACATTTATGTAAATAATAAAAAAGTAGTAGGAATTTTAACTGAACTAGTGATGGATGCAGAATTAATGCAACCTTCTGCTATCGTAGTGGGTATCGGCATTAATTTAACTACCAAAGCAGTGCCAGAAGAATTACGCGATAAAGTAGGCTACATTAGTGATAAACCGATTGATAAAAATAAATTAGTCGATTTGATCGTTAATAATTTCGAAGACGAATTTCCTAATTATTTATCAGCGGACTTTATTGACGATTACCAAAAAATGTCTTTCTTAGATGGTAAACAAGTACAAGTTGATACCTTGCAACAAACCGTTAGCGGTACCGTTACGGGAATTGATAAACAAGGTCACTTGTTATTAAACGATGGTAAAAAAGATATCGTAGTAAGCAATGGTGAAGTAGTTAAAGTACATTTCTAA
- a CDS encoding ABC transporter ATP-binding protein, with amino-acid sequence MAKKIITINNLKKQYGNQVVLNDVSFEVNYGQIVGLIGPSGAGKSTIIKLTLGMEKADSGHSEVFGVHMPNRKILNRMGYMAQSDALYGSLSARENLTFFAKMREINKKAIEPEIDRVAQVVDLTEHLDKKVENFSGGMKRRLSLAIALLGNPQLLILDEPTVGIDPALRKQIWEELGKLRDKGCSILVTTHVMDEAELTDRVALLINGNIIADDTPTNLKQQYGVDSIENVFMKAEGDM; translated from the coding sequence ATGGCAAAGAAAATCATTACCATTAATAATTTAAAGAAACAATATGGCAATCAAGTCGTTTTAAACGACGTATCGTTTGAAGTTAATTACGGACAAATCGTTGGTTTAATCGGACCTTCTGGTGCTGGTAAGTCCACTATCATCAAACTAACTTTAGGTATGGAAAAAGCCGATAGCGGTCATTCCGAAGTTTTCGGTGTTCACATGCCTAACAGAAAAATTTTAAATCGTATGGGTTACATGGCCCAATCCGATGCCCTATATGGTTCACTATCTGCTCGAGAAAATCTAACTTTCTTCGCTAAGATGAGAGAAATTAACAAGAAAGCTATTGAACCTGAAATCGATCGTGTGGCTCAAGTGGTTGATTTAACCGAACATCTAGACAAGAAGGTAGAAAACTTCTCTGGTGGTATGAAGCGTCGTCTTTCTCTAGCCATCGCCCTATTAGGTAATCCTCAACTATTAATCTTGGACGAACCTACTGTAGGAATTGACCCTGCACTTAGAAAACAAATTTGGGAAGAACTAGGTAAGCTACGTGATAAAGGTTGCTCTATTCTAGTAACTACTCACGTTATGGACGAAGCTGAATTAACTGATCGTGTGGCTCTACTAATTAATGGAAACATTATTGCAGACGACACACCAACTAACTTGAAGCAACAATATGGTGTAGACAGTATTGAAAATGTATTTATGAAAGCTGAAGGTGATATGTAA
- a CDS encoding ABC transporter permease, translating to MKTLAISGRIFKEIFRDKKTLAMIFIVPLIVMALMSYVFKTYNNTDVNIGTIGVSQQVESNLAKVKNINIEEYSSKSSADKALHDEKIDSFIVYKNDKYTMVHANTDPSKTSMTKAALSSALTQGTIHNLSTAVAKMSPVKQSQPKMHIANQYKYGSSKSSFFDKMMPTLLAFFVFLLVFLTSGMALLKERTSGTLGRLLATPVKRSEVIFGYTLSYGIMAIFQTILIVLFTINVLDIEVTGSIWLILLTTFLLSIVAIAAGLLLSTFAKSEFQLMQFIPLVAIPQIFFSGLIPLDSLATWAQDLSYIIPIKYASEAISNVMMRGFTFSGISIDLMVIVLFIIVLTTINIWGLKRYRKV from the coding sequence ATGAAAACTCTAGCAATTTCAGGAAGAATTTTTAAGGAAATTTTCCGTGATAAAAAAACTCTAGCCATGATTTTTATCGTGCCTCTAATCGTAATGGCACTTATGTCATACGTCTTTAAAACTTACAATAATACCGACGTTAATATAGGTACTATTGGAGTTTCTCAACAAGTAGAATCTAACCTAGCTAAGGTTAAAAACATAAACATCGAAGAATATAGTTCTAAAAGCAGTGCTGATAAAGCTCTACATGATGAAAAAATTGATTCATTTATCGTCTACAAAAACGATAAATACACTATGGTACATGCTAATACTGATCCATCTAAAACTAGCATGACCAAGGCAGCTTTATCATCTGCCCTAACTCAAGGCACTATTCATAACTTATCTACTGCGGTAGCTAAGATGTCTCCTGTAAAACAATCACAACCTAAGATGCACATTGCTAACCAATACAAATACGGTAGCAGCAAATCTAGTTTCTTCGACAAGATGATGCCTACTCTATTGGCCTTCTTCGTCTTCCTCCTTGTTTTTCTAACTTCAGGAATGGCTCTTCTAAAAGAAAGAACTTCCGGTACTTTAGGCCGTCTATTAGCTACTCCCGTTAAGAGATCTGAAGTTATCTTCGGTTACACTTTAAGTTACGGAATTATGGCTATTTTCCAAACTATTTTAATCGTATTATTTACTATTAACGTATTAGATATTGAGGTTACCGGATCCATCTGGTTAATCCTATTAACTACTTTCCTACTATCTATAGTTGCTATTGCTGCTGGATTATTGCTATCTACTTTCGCAAAATCCGAATTCCAATTAATGCAATTTATCCCACTTGTAGCAATTCCTCAAATCTTCTTCTCTGGATTAATTCCATTGGATTCTCTAGCTACTTGGGCACAAGATTTATCTTACATTATCCCTATCAAATACGCTTCCGAAGCTATTAGCAACGTTATGATGCGTGGCTTTACATTTAGCGGAATTAGTATAGACTTAATGGTAATAGTATTATTTATTATCGTTTTAACTACCATCAACATTTGGGGATTGAAACGTTACAGAAAGGTATAA
- a CDS encoding TetR/AcrR family transcriptional regulator yields the protein MESTNYTSFNDWLENTKMPNGKRKVLQSAVKLFSVNGYNSTSTASIAKDCGLSEATVFKHFKSKKDLLKTIIDPLVNNLAPSFGDQFVSSVKGKALNINTMIEFIISNRFHFIEENHEVIFIVMNQILTDDKLRDKFGDIVVPKLKVVINKLTVLMAADDKISDDITTEELYRIIASQLLISTIQEYKFPSDDWDTEKQIKSMVKMTQRAIRK from the coding sequence ATGGAAAGTACGAACTATACTAGTTTTAATGATTGGTTAGAAAATACCAAAATGCCTAATGGTAAACGTAAGGTTTTACAATCAGCCGTTAAACTATTTTCAGTAAATGGCTATAACTCCACTTCTACTGCATCCATTGCCAAGGATTGTGGTTTAAGTGAAGCCACCGTATTCAAGCATTTCAAAAGTAAAAAAGATTTATTAAAAACTATTATAGATCCGTTAGTTAATAACCTAGCGCCCTCATTTGGAGACCAATTTGTTTCTTCAGTAAAGGGAAAAGCGTTAAACATTAACACCATGATTGAATTTATTATTTCTAATCGTTTTCACTTTATCGAAGAAAATCATGAAGTTATTTTTATTGTAATGAATCAGATATTAACTGATGATAAATTAAGGGATAAATTTGGAGATATTGTGGTTCCTAAATTAAAAGTGGTTATAAATAAATTAACTGTCCTCATGGCAGCTGATGATAAAATTTCTGATGATATTACTACAGAAGAACTATATCGTATTATAGCCAGTCAATTATTAATTTCTACAATTCAAGAATACAAATTCCCTTCGGATGACTGGGATACCGAAAAACAAATTAAATCCATGGTCAAAATGACACAACGCGCTATTCGTAAATAA
- a CDS encoding MerR family transcriptional regulator gives MNINQVSKKYDVSKDTLRYWEKMKLFPPIPRNDSGYREYGQKEQNWIFYTKALRKAGMSIERIQEFVKSYLSDMDDLAHRKQLLIDQRQELIEEVKKRQETVDYLTYKIDHFEEHVMNQKHDKHKGE, from the coding sequence ATGAATATTAATCAAGTTAGTAAGAAATATGACGTTTCCAAAGACACCTTACGTTACTGGGAAAAGATGAAGTTATTCCCACCCATTCCTAGAAACGACAGTGGCTATCGCGAATACGGACAAAAGGAACAAAATTGGATTTTTTATACCAAAGCTTTACGCAAAGCCGGTATGTCGATTGAACGTATTCAAGAATTTGTAAAATCCTATCTATCTGATATGGATGACCTCGCTCACCGCAAACAATTATTAATTGACCAACGTCAAGAATTAATCGAAGAAGTAAAGAAACGACAAGAAACCGTCGATTATCTTACTTACAAAATTGATCACTTCGAAGAACATGTTATGAATCAAAAACACGACAAGCACAAAGGAGAATGA
- a CDS encoding aldo/keto reductase: MDMRKLRNDVDVPALGFGVFQVTEEGAAKQAVYDAIKAGYRLIDTAASYGNETEVGAGIQAAIDDGLVTRDDLFVTSKLWVEDVTADKAPQAIKASLNRLNLEYLDLLLIHQPYNDIFGAWRAMEDAYDNGLVRSIGVSNFDEAQVTNLAEFSRIKPMVDQIEVNPFCQNIDKVQYLQDYGVQVEAWAPFAEGKHDLFKNEKLQAIGDKYNKSIAQVILRWLYQRDIIPLAKSVKPERMDQNLSVLDFQLSDEDMQEIATMDTKESQFFDHHDPKMIKWMASRHL, from the coding sequence ATGGATATGAGAAAATTACGTAATGATGTTGACGTTCCTGCACTAGGTTTCGGTGTCTTTCAAGTAACCGAAGAAGGCGCTGCTAAACAAGCCGTATACGACGCTATTAAAGCGGGTTACCGTTTAATCGATACTGCTGCTAGCTACGGTAACGAAACAGAAGTCGGTGCCGGAATTCAAGCTGCTATTGATGATGGCTTAGTTACTAGAGACGATTTATTCGTAACTTCTAAGTTATGGGTAGAAGACGTAACTGCTGACAAAGCACCTCAAGCTATTAAGGCTTCCTTAAACCGTCTCAACTTAGAATACCTAGACCTATTATTGATTCATCAACCATACAACGACATCTTTGGTGCATGGCGCGCTATGGAAGATGCTTACGATAACGGTTTAGTACGTAGTATCGGGGTTTCTAACTTCGACGAAGCACAAGTTACTAACCTAGCGGAATTCAGCCGTATTAAACCTATGGTCGATCAAATCGAAGTTAACCCCTTCTGCCAAAACATCGACAAGGTTCAATACCTACAAGACTATGGCGTACAAGTAGAAGCTTGGGCCCCATTTGCGGAAGGTAAACATGACTTATTTAAGAACGAAAAGCTACAAGCTATTGGTGATAAATATAATAAGTCTATTGCCCAAGTAATTCTTAGATGGTTATACCAACGTGATATCATCCCATTGGCTAAATCCGTTAAACCGGAACGTATGGACCAAAACTTATCCGTCCTAGATTTCCAATTATCTGATGAAGATATGCAAGAAATTGCTACTATGGACACTAAAGAAAGCCAATTCTTCGATCATCATGATCCAAAAATGATTAAATGGATGGCAAGTCGTCATCTATAA